TCCTGCGGTTGAAAGGTTATGTCGATGCAGCCAGGTTTCATAGCTGTCAAAATCTTTACCGGCAGTTGCCAGGATTAGCGGTTTCTCTTCTAACAGGGAAAGACTGTAAGCAATATTTCCTGCCGTGCCTCCAAATTTATCGGTAAGGCCGTTAACCGTAAAACATACATTTATAATATGTATTTTCTCAGGTAATATATGATCCTCAAATTTTCCAGGGAAATCCATTATATGGTCATAAGCCAGGGACCCTGATGTAAATATTTTCATGCGGTGGCTCCTTGTTAAGACGTGAAACGCCCCGCCGCAAGCGGACGGGGCATTAAAAATCATAAATAAATTTTTAAAGTGAAGCGGAAGCGATAACCCCTTGTTTTGTCTTAATTAGCTACAACTAATTTGGAGATGATCCGAAAATATTTAAAATATATGGCAAGATTAATATAATATACAGGTAACTTTATAATATTACACAACTATACTTTCTGTATGTTTTCACCTGATAATAATTGAAGTTTAAGCTGGCGTTTTTCGTCGTTTGCAAGATAAACGGTCTGGGTTGGAAAAGCGAACTCTATCCCTTCTTTTTCAAACGCCCTCATAACTTCAATACATGTTTTCTGTATCCATACCTGGCAATCCCAGTAGTCGGGAGGATGATACCATGCAACAACCATAATATTCAGGCTGCAATCATTGAAATTGTTGAAATATACCCTTGGTGGAAAATCGTTGTTCATCCCCTCATGGTTATCAAGAATATCCTCTATGATTTTTACTGCTTTTTCAACTTTATCCGGTGGCGTATCATAAGTTATGGTGATATTCGTGAGCCATCTGATATGGGGCCTTCGTCCTATATTTTCAAGTGTTGAATTAACGACTTTTTCGTTTGGAATGCTTACCAGATGGCCGGTCAATGTCCTGATGCGCGTACTCCTGAAACCCACGGATTCAACGGTACCGTCGTAGTTGTCAATAACTATTCGTTCTCCAACCTGAAAAGGCTTGTCAAATAGAATAGTAAGGGTTCCAAAAAAGTTGGCAATAGATTCTTTGGCTGCCAGAGCTACAGCTAAACCACCTATTCCAAGTGAAGCAATTAATGGCCCCAGTTGAAGGCCTGTAAGGTTTGGAATAATTATCATACCACCGATGATTATGATAAATATTCTTAATGTTTTCCCTACAAGAGGAACAAACATATCATCGATAGTGCTTTCAGTGAAACCAGCCCATTTCTTCAGCTTTACATCAACGATTTGAACTAAACGGAAGGCAAACCAGATAATTGCAATTATTCCGCCCATACTGGCAATTCTTTGCGCTATAATATGAACAAGATTGGTGCCATCCGGAGCTTTAAAATGAACTAAAAGAGGATATAGTGCTATATAGACACCATAAATCCAAATGATTAGTGAAAGTGGTTTTTCAATTGCTGAGAGAAGAAATTTTGTCCAGGACATTTTTTCTTCATCAGCGGGTATGCTCCGCTCCTTTTTCTGAATTATGGATTTAAGCAGTCGTTCGACAATGACCACAATAA
This genomic window from Anaerolineae bacterium contains:
- a CDS encoding mechanosensitive ion channel family protein; the protein is MLKLKGQFIILFLISSSILFLSFPSQVLSQTKDQNTGPQKTEQTSPLVQSIDTPVPGKKLDKPGEKIGAGIEKFGEKASSHIGEWINTRAFAGITWLKLGVCLFLLFIVVIVERLLKSIIQKKERSIPADEEKMSWTKFLLSAIEKPLSLIIWIYGVYIALYPLLVHFKAPDGTNLVHIIAQRIASMGGIIAIIWFAFRLVQIVDVKLKKWAGFTESTIDDMFVPLVGKTLRIFIIIIGGMIIIPNLTGLQLGPLIASLGIGGLAVALAAKESIANFFGTLTILFDKPFQVGERIVIDNYDGTVESVGFRSTRIRTLTGHLVSIPNEKVVNSTLENIGRRPHIRWLTNITITYDTPPDKVEKAVKIIEDILDNHEGMNNDFPPRVYFNNFNDCSLNIMVVAWYHPPDYWDCQVWIQKTCIEVMRAFEKEGIEFAFPTQTVYLANDEKRQLKLQLLSGENIQKV